The following DNA comes from Streptomyces sp. Ag109_O5-10.
GTGGGGTGCGTCTTCGGATTTCCGGTGAGCCCCGCCGGCCACTCCGAGCGGGGGCTGCAGGAGAGTGTCCAACGGATCACCGGTTGTGCCCGGTTCCTGCTCCTCACCCAGGTCGTGGCGCACCAGCACCCTCAGCACCGGGCCATCGGCCGTCGTCTGCAACAGCGTCTGCTGGCCGACGGGCGCGCCGAACTCGGAGTCACCCTGCTGCACCCGGCCGACCGGGCCGGACAAACCCTCTACGACTCCTGGGGCTGGCGGAATCACGGGGAGTTGGTCGGGCTGCCCTGCCGGAGTGCTCCTTGCGTGCTGACCCTGTCCCGGGAGCGCGGATCTTCGCTGTCCGCGCCTCGGGCCGCCCGGTCCGGGCCGGGCGTAGCTTGGGAGATACCGGGAGCATGTCGGGCGCACGACCACCTCAGCGCCGTTTCCGGCGAGTGACGAACGAGGGCAGCCCCGGGCAGCCCGGACGGGATCGCACGATGGACTCCCTCGCATCGCCTGCCGGCGACCGGTCACCGGGTGACGCGCACACCTACAGGATGCCGCTGGCCCGGCTGAGCCTCACGCCCGAGGCCAGCCACGGCCCGCTGGACGGAGCGTGGTGGCCGCGTTGCGACGCACTGGAGCTGGAGTTGCCCGCGCTGGTGGGGTCACTGGACCCCGGCCGCGGCACGGTCACCCGTGTCACCGTGGGTGCCGTGGCCTGGCCTGACGCCCCACTGACCGTGTCGGCGCCCGACCACGTGATCGAGGTCGTCCTGAGCGACGCCACCGCCGAGGAGCACGCCATCAGCCTGGACTGCGGCACCGTGGGGCGCTGGGAGCTGCTGGTCGTCCCGCCCGACGAGCCGGCCGGAACGGCCGAGCGCCTGCTGGCCGCGGCCGCCGATCCGTGGAACCCGTTGTCGGCTCAGCGCACCTTGGCACGTGTCGAGGCCGGCCTCGGCCGGGAAAGCACCGAGGTCCGACGCGGCCCATGATGAAGTGATGAGACAGGCAGTTCTTTCGTCGGCCGAGCCCGCCGCGCGTGTTCAAGCGGATCACGGTGGGTGAGCGGATGACGGCCGGACCGCGCGTGGACCGCTCCGAGAGCTTCGGGGAAGCGCTCCTGGGGGCGGTTCTCGACGGGTCGAACGAGCTCCCGCCGCACCTCGTCGGATCGCTGTTCGCCGACGTGGTGGAGCGGCTGGGGGGCCGCCGTCCGCAGGTGCTGCTCCAGGACTACGGCCAACTGCTGCTCGTGCCTCTGTGCGGTGAGGGCCTCAAGGCCGGAGACCCGCAGGACATCGACGCCTCCGCCGCGGGCCGGTGTTTTCTCGATGCCCGGCGCGTCGAGGTGCTCGAGGACGACGGCGTGCGGGTCTACCTGCCGCTGCTGGACTGCGGTGACCAGGTGGGCGTGATGGCCGTGACGCTGGACCGGGTCGACGACGACGACCGACGGCTGCTGGGCAGGCTCTCCGGCCTGATTGCCGTCCTGCTGGTGACCAAGCACGGCTACTCCGACCTGTTCTTCTCCGCCCGCCGAGGAGAAGAGATGAGCGTCGCGGCCGAGATCCAGTGGTCCCTGCTGCCGCCACTGGCGATGATCATGCCGCGGGTCGCCGTGGCCGGGATCCTGGAGCCCGCCTACAACGTGGCGGGAGACAGCTTCGACTACGCGCTCAACGGTGACATCCTCCACGTGGCCATGATCGACGCGATGGGTCACGGCCTGGGCGCTGCCACGATGGCCACGGTCGCCATCGGTGCGTACCGTCACGCCCGCCGCCGCGGCACCGGCCTGTCGGAGATCTACGCCGCCATGGACGACGCCGTGGCCCAGCAGTTCGGCCCCGACCACTTCGTCACCGCGCAGATGATGCGGCTGGACACGGCCACGGGACGGGTACACCTGGTCAATGCGGGACACCCGCCACCGATACTTGTGCGCGATCACCGCGTCCTGCGCCGGCTGGACGCCCCCACGACCCTCCCCGTCGGCCTGGGCGGCGCCGAGCCGGAGGTCAGCGAGCTGGAACTGGAGCGCGGGGACCGCGTCCTCTGCTTCACGGACGGACTGATCGAGGAGCACGCGGTGGGAGGAGAGCAGTTCGGGGAGGACCAGCTGATCGACTCGGTGAACCGGCTGGAGAGGACCGGCCGCGGGGTCCGGGCGGTGGCACGCAGCCTGTCGCACACCCTCATGCGGGCGCGGGGCGGACAGACGACGGACGACGCGACGCTGCTCCTGGTGGAGTGGCGCGGCTGACCGCACCGCCGGTCACGACGACGGAGGTCGGCCAGACTTCCTCTCGCCGCTTCCCGTGTCGATGGGCATCCCCTCGCTCATGCCCGGGGCTCCGGTGCGATCTCCTTGATCAGGCCCTCGACCAGCACCTTGATCTCGTCCCGGATCGGGCGGACGGCCGCGACACCCTGGCCCGCCGGGTCCTCCAGATCCCAGTCCAGGTACCGCTTGCCGGGGAAGACCGGGCAGGTGTCGCCGCAGCCCATGGTGATGCAGACGTCGGACTCCTTGACGGCGTCGACGGTGAGCATCTTCGGGACCTCGGTGGAGATGTCGATGCCGACCTCGGCCATCGCTTCGACGGCGGCCGGGTTCACGTTGGCGCCGGGGTCGGAGCCGGCGGAGCGGACCTCGACGCGGTCCCCGGCCAGGTGGGTCAGCCACGCGGCGGCCATCTGGGAGCGGCCGGCGTTGTGGACACAGACGAACAGCACGGAGGGCTTGTCGGACATCAGAGGTCTCTCTTGTCTCGCAACAGAACGGGCACGACATATCAGTACCCGATGGTGTCAGTCACCGCTGATGTGACAGTATCAGCGCATGCTGACGTCAGTCGACGCTGATCTGATCCGGGTTCTGGCCGACCCGCTCAGGCTCCGGATCGTGAGCCTGCTCGCCCGGGAGACGCTGTGCACCACGCATCTCGTGGCGGAGACGGGCGCGAGACAGACCAACCTGTCCAACCACCTGAAGGTGCTGCGCGAGGCCGGGGTCGTGGAGACGGAGCCGTGTGGCCGGTTCACGTACTACAAGCTGCGTCCGGACGTGATCGCCTCGCTCGCCGGTCAGTTCGCCGACCTGGCCGAGTCCGCCCGCGCCGCCGCGGAGAAGAAGAGGGCCTGCCCATGACCGCCGCCGAGGCCGCCCCGACCGATCAGTCCGCGCCGGCGGCGCCTGCGGCCGAGTCCGTCGCGCCCGCGCCGGGAGCCGGCCCGCCGCGCACCTCGCTGGTCGCCCGGGCCGCCGCCGAACTCACAGGCACCGCCGCGCTGGTGACGGTCGTGGTCGGCTCCGGCATCCAGGCCACCGAACTGACCAAGGACGTCGGCCTGCAACTGCTGGCCAACTCCACGGCCACCGTCTTCGGCCTCGGCGTCCTCATCCTCCTGCTCGGCCCGGTCTCCGGTGCGCACTTCAACCCCGTGGTCACGCTGGCCGAGTGGTGGACAGCACGACGTGGCGGGGCCGGGGTCACCCTGCGCGAGGCGGCCGTGTACCTGCCCGCGCAGATCGCGGGCGCCGTCGCGGGTGCGATCCTGGCGGACGCGATGTTCGGCGAGCCGCTGGTGAAGTGGTCCACCCACGACCGGTCGGCGGGTCATCTGCTGCTGGGCGAGGTCGTCGCGACGGCCGGTCTGATCCTGCTGATCTTCGGCCTGGCCCGGGCGGACCAGCTGCGCTTCGCGCCCGTCGCGGTCGCCTCCTACATCGGCGCCGCCTACTGGTTCACCTCGTCCACGTCCTTCGCCAACCCGGCCGTGACGGTCGGCCGCGCCTTCACC
Coding sequences within:
- a CDS encoding DUF5994 family protein, whose translation is MDSLASPAGDRSPGDAHTYRMPLARLSLTPEASHGPLDGAWWPRCDALELELPALVGSLDPGRGTVTRVTVGAVAWPDAPLTVSAPDHVIEVVLSDATAEEHAISLDCGTVGRWELLVVPPDEPAGTAERLLAAAADPWNPLSAQRTLARVEAGLGRESTEVRRGP
- a CDS encoding helix-turn-helix transcriptional regulator, whose protein sequence is MLTSVDADLIRVLADPLRLRIVSLLARETLCTTHLVAETGARQTNLSNHLKVLREAGVVETEPCGRFTYYKLRPDVIASLAGQFADLAESARAAAEKKRACP
- a CDS encoding arsenate reductase ArsC, with protein sequence MSDKPSVLFVCVHNAGRSQMAAAWLTHLAGDRVEVRSAGSDPGANVNPAAVEAMAEVGIDISTEVPKMLTVDAVKESDVCITMGCGDTCPVFPGKRYLDWDLEDPAGQGVAAVRPIRDEIKVLVEGLIKEIAPEPRA
- a CDS encoding aquaporin — its product is MTAAEAAPTDQSAPAAPAAESVAPAPGAGPPRTSLVARAAAELTGTAALVTVVVGSGIQATELTKDVGLQLLANSTATVFGLGVLILLLGPVSGAHFNPVVTLAEWWTARRGGAGVTLREAAVYLPAQIAGAVAGAILADAMFGEPLVKWSTHDRSAGHLLLGEVVATAGLILLIFGLARADQLRFAPVAVASYIGAAYWFTSSTSFANPAVTVGRAFTDTFAGIAPGSVLGFIGAQLVGAVAGLALVSLIFMPDRKAAAALPPAPQRTGLSERASAARRGG
- a CDS encoding PP2C family protein-serine/threonine phosphatase; protein product: MTAGPRVDRSESFGEALLGAVLDGSNELPPHLVGSLFADVVERLGGRRPQVLLQDYGQLLLVPLCGEGLKAGDPQDIDASAAGRCFLDARRVEVLEDDGVRVYLPLLDCGDQVGVMAVTLDRVDDDDRRLLGRLSGLIAVLLVTKHGYSDLFFSARRGEEMSVAAEIQWSLLPPLAMIMPRVAVAGILEPAYNVAGDSFDYALNGDILHVAMIDAMGHGLGAATMATVAIGAYRHARRRGTGLSEIYAAMDDAVAQQFGPDHFVTAQMMRLDTATGRVHLVNAGHPPPILVRDHRVLRRLDAPTTLPVGLGGAEPEVSELELERGDRVLCFTDGLIEEHAVGGEQFGEDQLIDSVNRLERTGRGVRAVARSLSHTLMRARGGQTTDDATLLLVEWRG